From Malaya genurostris strain Urasoe2022 chromosome 2, Malgen_1.1, whole genome shotgun sequence:
CGTTCTAAAAAAGAGTAACCTCATCTGTATCAAAAACTAATCGAAAGCGTTCTATTATgtagatgggcaaaacagtagtGCAACCGCAGCATAGACTAAATTGAATATTCTTAAACCTCTCTGGTGGTTTAACGGGGAACATCTTCGAAAGCTTGGAATTGTTATTCAGTTAGTGCATTTCGCATCGGCGCAAGAAGATGATAATTAGAAGGTACCAGATCGGGTGAATATAGCGGGACGGTAGAAGTTGTGTTTTAGACTACTTCGACTGAATGCGGAGGAGCGTTGTCATGCTGCAGAATGTCTGTGTCGTTTATATGAGTCCATTCTAGCTGTTTTTCGATAAATTCGATGTTCAAATTGATAATTTGTTGACGGAAGTTGACTATATTATTTGATTTGCCCTGCTCTATGAATCTGCTGagaattttgaaagttatacTAAGGCTTCTTGAAGAAGTTGTTCGAAGTgttcaaaccaacgttttaactGGTCAGTGGGGTCGGTTAGCAGCTGACCAGCCGCGTCCTTCACTGGCACCCTTGCATTAATCCTTGCTCCACTAAGACACCGTGAGATATCATAGAGGAGCCTCTCCTCCTGTCGCATGACCCGCGCAATACGTAGGCGAATCTCTCCGATGAGAAGGTTGTGGTCAGACGCGATGTCGGCACTGCGTTCATTCCGGACGTCAAGAAGGCTCCGTCTCCATTTCCGGCTGGTGCAgatgtggtcgatttgatttttagtATGTCCATCGCGGGAAACCCACGTGACTTTATGCGCTGGGCGACGAGAGAAGAGCGAGCCCCCGATCACCATGTCGTGATTGCCACAAAACTCTGCAAACGGCTCACCGTTGTCGCTCATATCTCCAAGACCATGGCGCCCCATGACACGCTCATAGTCTACGTTGTCGGAGCCGATCTTCGCATTGAAGTCGCCGGTGTAGATCTTGAAATCACCCTTTGGAATTTTATTCACGACGGCACCTAGTTTACTGTAAAAATTCTCCTTATTTTGTAGCTGGGCAGCATCGGTTGGCGCATAACATTGGATTATGATTAGGTTGCGGACCCACGTTCTAAATCTGGCATCGATTATTCTGTCATTGTCAGGTTCCCACTTGAAGAGCGTCGCATTCGCTTGGGCGCTAAGTAGGAAACCAACTCCACGGTGACGGAGAGCATGTTCACCTCGTATACCAGAATACAGTAGTGCCTGTCCCGACAGTAGCTTGTGTTCTCCAAAGTTTGGCCAACGGACTTCACTTAGTCCCAGGATTTCGAGCTTCATGCGTCGAGCCTCACTGGCAAGTTGTGCCAATTTACCCTGTTGGGCTAGCGTTAGTACATTCCATGTTCCAATTCTTGTCCGTTGTTTTGTGCTAAAAGTCGTTGCCGTTGAATCAGTTCGTAATCTTTCTCTATTGGTTTCTGTAACAGCTCTTGATTTTCGGAGACAGTAAGGGGTTGGCCTAAGGTCCCCTATCCTTGGGATGGGGCTGCCATCTTAGATATAGCTTCCGAGGAGTATCATTTcttattcagccgctggatatcAGGAAGATGCTGTTTGAGCCGTCCCTAACATGGAAAACAGACGCTCGCATTGCAAGGGTGTTTTGATTGGCTGACGCTTTCAAGGCGGCGTCTACACGCCTTGTCAAGGAAGTGTACGGATGCTTGTGACATTTCGGGACGCTTCTACAGTTGCCAGCTGCATAAAACCGTCACATCCTATCCCTTCCCCGCTGCTTGCCCGGGACTGATAGCAGGTAGCCTCCATATCTGGAAGCCGTTCCACTATCCGCAACCTGTGGACCCGCTTGTTTGCTTGCAGCTTAGCATCCTGGCCACCCCTGCAAATTGTCATCAACTGACTAAGGGCCAGGACCAAGGGTTTAAAGACTGTTCTTAATCCGCAGCCTTCTTCGATCGGGGGAAATCGTTCTACCCATTGAACTACTCTGATGAAATACAACTTAGTAAACTccccgataaaaaaaaactttccataTGATTTAACAGGGCACGGCCGGTGTGGTTCCAACATTAGTCTCAAGTCTCACTTTTCATTCATACCAATCGAATCTATCTTTTATTCTCCGGCTGTGAGATTTTGTTCTGTTTCTGTTGTCGTCCatttttcttacccaatgtttgCTCGATATGATCCAGAAGTAACATTTCTTTTTAACCTTGCAGGATTGGGGAAAGAACTAGTTTTTTATCATTCTTCATTTCACATTCACAACTCAAGTTaactgcacaaaaaaaaacaaatgttaaTGCATCGATCCAAAAATTTAAGgtagtagaaaaaaatatgtttgaaatTAGTATTCGACTAAATAAATTTGGGAACCGCTGATATATACCTAAATAGATTTTAATCTCCAACTGTTGCAAACAAAACGACACTTTTAGATTGCCGGCCTTATTGGATTGAGACCTTAACCGGCGCGTAAAAAatatcatatgcagggtagtttagttggtaaaacaatttccccggttagaagctacgggttcgaatcccgtctctgcggtaacattttcgcgattttcattacataattgcattcgcatatcaatttttcaatctgttttccccattTAATACTGATCatttttaaaactagctcaaagcGGCTCCACGTCTTAccaaagactaaaacacaaatcatGCACGTGTTTCGCGTTACGTAATCAGGTGATCTTCTGGTACGTGTTCCCATATAAATCAGAGTAGCTTCGTAGATAGATTCTTCTCTCTTCGGTTGTTTTTAGGTTGCAGTGATCTCTTGTTTTTATGTCGctacattttgaaaattcatataGTTTTTGAGACTCCTCAGTAATTTGATCTATAATTTGTACCTTTAAGACTTTATCTTATAATGACATTATCTGATCGGGAAGACGGATTTGTTACTAATAGTCTCTGGAGATATTAAATTTGACCgccattttgatattttttcatagACGGCTCGCATTCAATGGTGACCCAGTTCGCTGTCCGACCAATTGTTTCACTATTTTTTATCTGCCCAATCAGCCAATTATAATTataggtttttgatttttttttgtcaacgaTTTCGTAAGCATCATCTACATCCGTTCAAAACTGATAATTGTTTAGAACTCCTACAGCTGCTAAATCCTACAAAAGTTTCTATCAGTGTTTCCATTCAATGTGTTCTCGAAGTAAATTGCAATCTATTAACCAAAAACAGCAGTATCCGATAATTTTCCCTTCTCATATCCCAAAACTTTGTTTTATAATACATAACTGCCCATCAAATTACCTCCCCACTTGTATTCAACATTGCTGAGCCTCAATTGACTAGCCATTAAAGCTGTTGTCCGTACTGCCGGCCTCCGTTTCGCTGTTGCATGACGTATAGTGCAATGATGCCGAGATCCGACGTGGCCACAGTTAGCTTCGCCTCGAATGATAGCCAAGCTGCACAGATGGTCCGATTACGAATTAACCAATCCACCATGTCCGACTGCTGCAGCGATGTCAGCCTCACTTCCTCTTCTCTTACGTTTTGTTCTTCACACTCTGTAGCTATGCTACGCGATCGGATGATATTCTAAATACAATAATTacacaattgaaaatttatttacaatcgTTTAATACAccaattgaacaaatgaaaataaCTATCATTATCGCATTGAGTAAGAGAAGAGCGAGTGAGATACTCTTTGGCGAAATATCACATATTCAGACAAAATAATTGATTGAAGTAACTCGCCTGCATTCCCCTCCCATCGTTGCATgctacgaaaaaaaataaaaaataactacCTACGTTTGACTTTGCCAGTTCAGTATCGTTGTGTTCTACAGACCGGCAATCGAGTCACTCTGAGGGTATATTGCTTTTGTATTTCTCACAAAAGCGAAGTTCATTAGCCAATCAAGAGTTGGCAATTCATTGGCCAGAAcgtgagcaaataataatcgccgatgaagcaaaaaaaaaactgcaacccGAAAatgcaattcttttttttctatttcagtGTTGGTGGAATCAAGGATGGGGAATGTCGAGATAGCTGAACACAATCTCGGAGGCACAGGGGTATTAAACTTTATCTTAAAAAATAGACATCTCTACAATTTCTGCTGAATTCGATGTACTATACTAGCAAGATTTCACGCATCCTTTGAGCATCTCAACTAAAACATCTACTATTACTAACAGCAGTTTATTTGATCGAACGAACCAATAACCTTCTGTTACCCAGATTCCCCCATAATTATTATGAATAGCTGCTATACGTGCGAACGAACTTCTTGCATCGACTACATGAAACTGTCTATCTCGCCATCAACGACAAACCAATTGGTGATCCAATGAAATTCCTTACTTTGCCAGTCAGGGAGCGAACGAAACCCATCTCAGTCATTGAACAACCGACCGACCCTTCCACGACGCTCCGTTCGCCAGTAATTTGTGATGCCATGAATGAACCTTCACCGGACAGATGGACGGACGGGTGGATAGACATCCATCCACCAATGGCCACAGATGCAGATTGAGACCATTGAGTGCAGATTCTCCAAGTGCAAAATTCAACATAAATGCCCCGGAATGCAGCGGAACATTTATCCTCATTTTTTCCCACAAAAATCAGTTGAAATCATGAGTAAAAGTTGAGCAGTTCGTGCTAAATTTGTGTATTATTCATCATTCGTTTGCCGACATTTTGATCTGCTCGGGCTGCACTCTTTCAAGCTTGAAGCATTGTTTCCCAACGCGATGCAGAGCATAATCAAATTTGATTTGACTTGACaagaaaatttctatttttatatgaaaatcaaGATGTTGAGAATTGATAGTAAAATTGTTGTAATTTCAGAATTAGCCAGACGGTCTCTCGTTCGCTTGGCCTTTTTTGTGAAAGAAACTCCGGATGGGAAGTTTTTATCAAAGGGGGAGAGCTTGACTGGACGGATTCAGTTAATTTCAGTTTGTTTTCTCGCTTATCCACCTCCTTCGGAACACGTTCGATAGATTCGTGTTCATTAAACAATGTCTTCAATTTGTACTTTATATATTATAGATGACCGAGTCACGGTCGTTGAAATTCGATGGGAGCGTATGAGATGATGGTGAAGGATCCTGTAGTAGGTAATGTACATCGACACAAAAAAGAAACAGGGGATGGTATATTGAGCACCAAGTTTAAAAATGCAGAAATTTGTCAGAGTAGTTCCGTGATGACGAATGATACAATGTTCGTACTAAGAAATGCTTATCTTATAAACTTATTATctgtttttaatgtggaacacatatttattttctatttaggggtacaaatcagaaactcaagtaaaaatacacgtagaaatgtggtcaggttttaaacacttacagctcagtatatttggtatcaattattaatattatttcattaattgattgtaaatatttctaagattcgatttgaatgtatcaagccacgtatgttcaattataaatgattgaaattttgattagtagctgcCAATGTCCGATTTTTGTCtgttaaaaatctccggcataccggatttcccttccaaagacgacggttttgaaggagtaagccgCATATCAAAGGAaaagtatcgctctgattggtcaatcgatgcaaaagtgaagcgaaattatagctaatgtttcagtcctacgcgtagcatgctagaggtaggttgttactAGACAGcacgacaaaaagtgccataaaacgatttgaaactttaattggtatgctctgatcttgtgtcatgcaagctcggatgaaatttcattttatgtcgtttcgcctgagaaattgacaactaccctagggtaaattttaagtgcttaagattaTTTCTAATTAATatgagatgaactcgattgataatgataaaaggtttatcgcttcaaccataGTCATCTCAGCTAGCAGCTACAGCAGCTCGCCCTGTAGAATAATAGGTAGAACTTAGTCGTTAATATCTTGAGCTGTACCAAACACAACAACCTCACTCTTTGTCTATGCCATTCGAaaaatgatcagcaatttatgattatattttcaacagtgtgagataaccgtatgtaactaaaaattattttttcttaatttttgtaaacaatgaggaaaacccATAACgcttcagttttttgcaatgactgagcggaaatatatattggagaagccaagtgaaagaaaaactaacagaaaagatgaatttttggaaaaagatacgctcagagacaggacacgaacctgcgttcttatgcattccgtgcatatctttttccaaaaattcatcttttctgttagtttttctttcacttggcttctccaatatatatttccgctcagtcattgcaaaaaactgaacttagtcatggcggctttacgtcaaactaaaaattaataaatcgtccaTAACGCTTGCTTGGCTTTCTCGAACCCGCGATTTTGAGCTTAGTCAGGCAGTCCCGATGTTCAACTGGACAAGTATAAAATGTTTACTATGGTCAATAATCGATCATTTTTCTAATACTTTACACGGAACTGGACGTTAAAGTTGGTATACCTTCCACCAACAGTAGCATAAACAGATCTTCTGCATGGTAGAAAGATGtggaatgaattctgaaactgaattttaaaactgagtCGTGGAACTGAATTATTGATCTGGATGTAAGTTTTCTTGAATTCTGAATTGAAATTTAgggtttaaaatttattttcggtaTTTAGATCATATTTCTTGACTAgaatttggaactgaatttagcgtTTGAAGTTGAGTTTGAATTCTGCtgattcaggaattcaggaACAATTCTCAAGATAAGAAttatagatctggattctggaacaaaatttaagTTCTGAGCTCCGAATTTGAGTTTTCAAATTAACGAATGTCCCagtaagtatggacgcaaccaaaaaccgctgccatttcgcaatggttcagaatctgtcaatttttatggctgcgtcctgttgtttacactcttctacaCACTTCACCACTggggcagttgtttattcgttttcattagtttgtttcgaactgcgtggactttcagcagaacaacgtcgaaaaattgtgtacaaatggtgcacagaacgcggactgtcactgagaaagatagcagaaatggaaagagtaagtgaaaaagccgtgcgaaatgcaatcaggaagttcggtgaggataacacctttaaggataaatcgaaaacgggtcgaaaaaaggtcctgctaaccctcagttgaaaaAACGTTTACTGAAGGCGttggagcaaaagaaggaggtttcagttcgggatgtggccaaaaaagtgggcacttcgaagtcaaatgttctccgtgctaaagaacgtttgaatcttcgaacctataggaagcagaaacaaccaaaacgtagtccgaaataagaagcatcgatcaggccgagggttcgaaaactatacaatacgattcttgctggaaatttgaacttcataatcatggacgacgaaacccacgtgaaactcgattacaaatccttgccgggaccacaatattatacggtgcgagaagggcaagtgttaaaccagtccgagacatcgattgaagtcgaaaaatttggtaagaatgtttggtctggcaagcaatttgtagctgcggtaagatttcgaagcccttcattaccactgcttcaatgaacagcgaaatatacatcaaggactgtttacaaaaacgactttaacccatgattcgaagccacaaggatcctgttgtcttcgagctagatcttgcttcttgccactacttgatatcaacggtagaatggtatactaccaaaaatgtcactttcatcacaaaagacatgaatccaccaaattgcccacaacttcgaccaattgaggaatgttgggcattaacgaaggcacatcttaggaaacatgtctcggcagccgaaaccattcaacagttcgaaaaagattgaaaaaaagtgtcaaaacttgtcgccaagaagtctgtaggaATTTAAttaggaacgtttgcaagaagatgcgtcagctagtctacaatggctaagtagcaaatgttgagaataatattctgttattgtagtctaatattatcagtatatcgaataaattttgaatatctaacacttgtgaaataATTAcatcgaaatcaaagtgcgtccatactttctgggacagtctttaactttctaatttcagtttcaaaatttcattccaaaattcagtttcaggattATTTTCTAGAACTCAAAACCTGCACGCTTAAATTGAATTCGGAACTtgggttctggaactagatgTTGGAAATGAATgcagtttttttaatttatgtttggACTTCAAGTTcagatcaaaattgaattaggAACCTACACACAGAAAATGATTCATGAACTGCATTCCCGGTTTGGATCCCGAATCTGAATTTTTCAACAGAATTCTGAGGCAGTCCTAGATTCTAAATTTAGCTcttcaattcagtttcagttccagaattctgattcggACCTTAGGTTCTTtcaaaaagtactcaacagttgtaaatACAGCATACATTTCACTACTCGGCTTTGTTTagaatcattaaaatatttccaCAAAAATTTACTTAGTTTACCTCCACAGAGTATGTTCTTCAATAAAAACATCTATAACATTGTTTGTTATGTTGTTTTACTCTCATTCGTTTAGCGTTATTTGTATGATAGGGTATGAATAATTTTTAGTATAGATGCAACGTTACAATTCTGTAAAATAAAAGTTGCAAAATGTGCAcattcaatcaactaatacgaacgattattgaAATTCGTAGGTGTGAAAAAAGGATGCCagctttattcgtattcacatcctctagtgttatgtctctgacattgcccACTCACCTTTTTCACTGAATCTCggtgaaaaaaattatcgagATTTGCACCGCCGAATACTGGGTAATCATCACGGCAAAGGTTAAATTGCTGGGAGTCTTGGTATGCTCGTACTATACAAATGACAGGTtttaccagtgttggtgattgccgaaaatttgatagaagctgctatattgctgtctatattgtatacaacattttcaatccggtagaagatgctacaagaactcgagtctctcaatgcagagaatttttctacatttcttcgctccacttcatgctttgagtatttcacggcccataaaaaaatttaatgatcgttgctgtgtggaatttcccaagagagaatcgcaagttgacaattatcgcagaaaatcgaatcgatgattcaacttgatgattctcatactaggttgcaatatttcaaaaccttgtgtgaagcattcacatacattttcataaaaacaacttatacaaaggttatatgcacatagttagaataagcggcaatagtaaaatgattctatcgcaagtatcaactgcctgtatagaatcggatcgaaaAACGAGAATAAACGACCGTTTGTtgattcagagaggatccccactagtgatgtatttttttactcgattaatcaaaataatcgattaaaagGCTAAAATAATCGAGTATTTGTAATCGATTCACGACAGTGCCACTAATCgagctaatcgattaatagcAATCAATTAATCGAGCTAGCCCCGAAATGGTTTACAGCCTTAATAGATAACGTTTAGCCTTAGGCTGCAGGCATAGTGGGCGCGAGAAGCGAAGCCGAGCTGGTGACTAACATTGTCAAATCAAAATCGAGAATGATACTAGTTAATCAAAAGGACTCTTTTAGAGTACAAGTGAGCAATCGGCTCAACTTTCACTCTGAATGGGTCCCTCTGTTTTGCTGTAAGTACGTTTCCTGCTATGATCAACACCAAGCTCGGCTCAGCTTCTAGCGCTCACTCTGTCTGCAGCCTAAGTCTAAACATTGCTATGGTGAGAGTTGCCGTTTCATCTGTCATAATTCAAGGAAGTACgaatttcaaattaaataatgatttttgatccattctGCCTACGGTTACAATGTTCATACATTTTCCCAACCGTTTGATCATAGatattattgaattttctaGACATTTCAACCACATTTTCTCATATTTGTTGTACTTTATGATACACTAATAGTAaagacacagactaacagacatgacagtatgagtaaaatcttataaaaaaaatttttcgtgatgcactagttccacctatattgcactgcgcgaactatttactatcggtacactccTTGtgctatgtaaaagttttttttactagttggttccccctcgtttttcaacaccgatcagctgcttgcttgGATGCCTGatgtcatcataatatttgaaaatgaatcgtcagagcaaattcagcagctagaagttctatatgggagatctataatgaaactgaaactggaacaaatgtatccccagcaagccgttctagttttatttattcgaccagttcttctgtcaaatttagaactggtctacgatgccgttctattttttctatatttgaaacacgagtaaaacactgctgaggctgccagtttttcttgttataaaatccagatttaaattttgtaactgacataaattatgcatctagaaccagaacactactgaatattccctcataataaattattggattacgttgataatatatttaacttttttagtgatgtttgaaggtaaccatttatttttctcaacgttgttcatctagactatttttgattctgttggtaattttcacccgaaattaagtggcggcagaccagaattgAGTAAGTATtatacaaaacgggttcgattttgtattgcgttgagaagtaggcacaattctgtatatagttttggcaatatgtattgaatctgtatcctgcatgaaattcgcatggacgtatacaaatcaatacattacaggtaattctgtattaatagcaactctgttggtaaacgaaaaaaaataaacacagtctagatgtcagacaggatgtttttgatagggtaacgtggcgccatcatgccatatgcgagtactgttccaactaaaggaatattcgaaatgaccgttaaaatgattaaaaatcaaatttgagtgccctgtctgttagtctgtggtaaagATTTGATATTCAACACAGATTTTCATTCGGCAGCTCTGATTCTGTTTAGAACAATTTGATCGATTAAATGCATTAATTGATTAATGAAATCTAGTAATCGATTACACTAATCGACTCCTCTTTTATTAATCGAATAcctaataatcgattaatacggaaaatcagacatcactaatccccacagcagcgtgctaacctttgattctcagaaatgtcatcgagagaaattcgctctcgcactggtgtctattctatgttgaatgagccatgccgggttttcgttgttgcgatgatatccgtctctcttcgatggcactgattcaatcgtgtg
This genomic window contains:
- the LOC131429401 gene encoding craniofacial development protein 2-like, whose amino-acid sequence is MKLEILGLSEVRWPNFGEHKLLSGQALLYSGIRGEHALRHRGVGFLLSAQANATLFKWEPDNDRIIDARFRTWVRNLIIIQCYAPTDAAQLQNKENFYSKLGAVVNKIPKGDFKIYTGDFNAKIGSDNVDYERVMGRHGLGDMSDNGEPFAEFCGNHDMVIGGSLFSRRPAHKVTWVSRDGHTKNQIDHICTSRKWRRSLLDVRNERSADIASDHNLLIGEIRLRIARVMRQEERLLYDISRCLSGARINARVPVKDAAGQLLTDPTDQLKRWFEHFEQLLQEALV